CTTGAATAAATAAAGGCAGGCTTGTTAAAAATCCAGCTATTCTTTGTTGTACTGCAATTTACATAAAGTAGACTAGTTTGACCCTCCCCTTTATTTCTTTCAAGTGCTGTATGTGTGTCATATTTTCTAGTTTATCTGTTTTTGCTTGgactcatattttcttttttgggttgTAGGTACATGATACTGGCAACAACAACAGTGTCAACTTTTGTAAAATATGTTTTCTATGTGAGTGACATGCTTATGGAAGGGCAATGGGAGAAAAAAGCTGTATATACCTTCTACTTGGAGCTCATCCGAGACTTGCTTCACTTGTCTATGTACTTGTGCTTCTTTCTTGTGATTTTCATGTAAGTAAgccatttattttttactttctgCCTTGATCAAATAGATGGTTATATTATTCTTgtgcaaatataattttttgacaGTTGGATAGTGTTCTAGGCTTGAGGTTCTCTAAAACTTTTTGGCTTACTTGAAGGGAAGGCTTAGTGCATGTTGAAGCAATTTTAAGCAGTGCTCTAAAATTTTCTAGTCAGTTTTTTTTAGATAGAATCTACGCTTCGTTTTAGGAGTTTTTTTCGTGCTTTAGATCCCCTTCAGTTATGTGGATATCTTATAATTAGGTTTTGAACTTGAAAGGTGGCATTAGGCATGTGGTTTTCTCTACATATAAAAATGCATTGGGCTGATTTGACATCAAACTAGGCTCAAATTCTGATAGTGAATTACATTTTTTGAGATTGTATTTACTGGTTCTAAACTTGCCCTGTTGGTTGTAGAAACAAAGCAATCTCTATCCCATTAGATTTTGTATGGTGTCTAGAATTGCTTTAGATGAGACATTCATCATACTACAGGCCAAGTTCTATAGCTGCTTTGAGATGAGAGTCAGGTAGAATATAACTTGTAGGGATGTCAGTGGGGCTGGGTGGGGGCGGATATTGTCAAATCCACCACCGTTCCACTGTAGACATTCAATATGTTTGTGACATATAAACATGGAGGAATAATCTATGACTATCTCAAATACTTCAGTGATCATTGTATGATGCATCATTacatttttatccttttaaaagttaaatgcgtaagggtaaaatagtaattttaaaatatcaaggcTGGGCTGGGCAAGCAAATACCGCAACTGCTTCTTACCCGCTTTAAAAAACTGCCTCTCCCCACCCAGCCTCCActtaataaaaggaaaaaaaaacctctcCAATTAGAGCGGATCAATTTGAAATCTATTGGATGGTTCGGGCTTTGCAATCCCTAAATTTAAGCAATTGGGTAATCTCCAATTGGTACAAATATATCCAGTTCTTTTTTCTGCTTTTCCATCATGAACTTTTTGATATATGAATGGGGTAGTGCTAAAACTTGGTTTGGCTTTAATTGCACTTGGCTGTCATAACAAAGAAATCGGTTTCTGATCCTAAAACTTCTAATGTGGTTGTGGTGAGAATCAAGACTGAGCTTTAGGTATTGAGATGCCTAGCAGTTGTCAATTGTTTAATGGAAAGCTTTGTAGGGCACTGCAAGGTCTTTAAGGAAAAGAGGGATCCTGTTGTCTTCACCGATGTCTCCAATCTCTTAGTTATATCTTATAGATTAATTCATGGCATggtttttgattttaattggtgtGTGCAGGAATTATGGTGTACCTCTGCACTTAATACGGGAGCTTTATGAGACatttaggaattttaaaattcgtgTTGCTGATTACTTGCGGTATAGAAAGATCACCTCAAATATGAATGATAGATTCCCGGATGCAACCCCTGAAGAACTCTCTGCGTGAGTCAGATAGTATTTGTTTAcgaacttcattttttttgtttatagaATCTTTCAattgcattttgtttttttattcttgatttttatttcttaactgcTTAATGATTGGAGGAACAGAAGTGATGCAACATGTATTATATGTCGTGAAGAGATGACCTTAGCAAAGAAGTTAATTTGTGGACATCTTTTTCACGTGCACTGCCTTCGATCATGGCTGGAGAGGCAGCATACCTGTCCAACCTGCAGAGCACTTGTTGTACCACCTGAAAACGGAGCAAGTTCATCTGGAGGGCAACATGGAACTTGGTCAGATGCTCCTCGACAAGGTAATCTTATTGTAACATCATCTATGATAAAATGAATTcttttttttgagcatttttattttcttcacaaATCTAAACTGGTGTATGCCAACTGTTTGTTCTGTTatttggttttgagataatatGGATCATGCATGAATAAATTGCCCGACTTTCTGAAAGTTAGTTGCTTTTTTCTAGGTATCAGGTAAAGCTAACTTTTGggtctttaaaattttcaatcgaTTATCACTAGTTCAAAATTCAGTTTTTTTAGTTGCCATTATTTATGCTTTGTTGTACTGTGGCTAAGCAAGCTAAGGTATCATCCTCCTGAAATAATGTGTGAAATGTCCATAGGTGTTACCTATACTTCAAGGCATGCACCTTAGTGTGGTGTATTACTTGAAGGCTTTTCATCCCCAAACCTGTCTTGAATGTTCTTTCCTAGTTTTTTTGGTCTCAAATTTTTGGGGATAACCCGTTCCCCATCCCAGTTATTAAACTCATACACATGATTTATCCCATATAAAAGCTTGTAAGCTGATTTGCTTGCAAAGAATTTGGAATGTTGACAGTAAGTATTACTTTGTTCGGCTGTGGTATTGCTTCTCTTACAAATTTACAGCTAATCAATCTGACTTCATAGTCTGAAAAAGGGGCTAATTGCTTATAGTGGGAACAGGGTCCAGCACGAGTTCAGCTACACAAGGTCCTGGTGTTGAGATGGCCACTGATAATTTGACCCCTCATCAGGCGAGGCTGCAGGCTGCTGCTGCTGCAGCATCAATATATGAGAAATCCTACGTCTATCCTTCTGCAAACACATTAGTTTGGTAGGTAGTTTATGCTTGTAATTTTGCACACCTATCAATGACATTGGCAGCTTCCCCATTTTGCCACCTTTATGATCTCatcccttttttccttttgatttttaatcaCATGCTattattgcaatttaaaagaacTGTAAATACGAGGACCAGAGAAATGAATTAGGAATGTGCCATTGAGACCTAATTTTCTTGGCTTTTGTTTGTACAGAAGTTTTCTATGTGTCTGACCATTATTGAAGTGGCAACACTCTTCTCTAGTTACATTCAAACTTAATTATGAAACCATAAATGTAATCATTTGAATTGAGGCCTATTACATAAACTGGGAACTGAAATGTCTACTACCAAGAGAAGGGGGGGAATACTTCAAACACATCCAGGTTACAGAGCATATTGAATTTGAGTGCTAGTTTTCAAAAGCTAATAAGTACTTCATTGGTTTAGAGGCCTCCCTAGATCTTGTATGCCCACATATGTGCTGCTTTCTAATTCTTATAATGAGGCATTTTTTTTACATGATCAGATCTAGTTCTGAGTGCAATAGCATTGATTTGCTAATCCTAACTGGTACTACCATTTACATGTTACAATTTTGTGCATGGTATAAGCAGGTCTCCAGGAAACCCTGTACTTCCAGGGTCTTATGCGCCATTGGCCGACACCATGAAGGTGGAACATAGTGGGGAAAGCCCATCCATTGGACATCAACAGTTTGCCATTCCTGGTGGACAGTCAAACTTGCCCTTTCCACAATTCCCAAACTGTGTTTTTGTTCCTTTCCAGTTACCTGGTGCCAATGGAAACTCAGGAGGAGGAGGATCAGGGAGTAATCAGAATATTTCAGATTCCCAGTTGGAGGCTCAGAAGAAGATTATTGAACAGCAGATTGAGGTATCATTTTTGTAGTGTACTAGTACTATTTTTGCTTTCTCTATGTAATTgtgtgttaaaaattttggagaaCATTCTCTTATTTCTTGCGTCCTACCAAAGGGTCTACTCACTTTGGCTTAGCTCGGGACATTAGTAGACTATGTATACGTCCATAAATTTTGGATCAAGGTGAGAGACTTGGAGTGCAATGGCTTACATGGGACAGCCACCTTCTAGTTGCACTAGAATTGAGAGTTTCCATTTGTTTGTCTCTTCCCCCATATAGAGCTTCATCTTTTCtgatcaaaatattttaacatttaacactAAAATTACAAGTGAACTCAAACTGTTCCACTTTATCACTTCGGTTTTTCATCACCTATTTTACTCCATAGGTACTGCAACGTCAACTTCAACTCTTGCAGATGCACGAGCCAAAAACTGAGGAAAGCTCGGACATTGGTCTCACAACCTCATCAGATAGTAAAGGAAAGGGCGTTGCATCTTCTTCTTCTGAAGAGTAAAGAGGGTACATAGTCCTTGCTCAACTCTAGCTTATTTGAAT
The window above is part of the Gossypium raimondii isolate GPD5lz chromosome 9, ASM2569854v1, whole genome shotgun sequence genome. Proteins encoded here:
- the LOC105799293 gene encoding ERAD-associated E3 ubiquitin-protein ligase HRD1B isoform X1; this translates as MMRLRTYAGLSLVTTLAVIYHAFNSRGQFYPAMVYLSTSKISLVLLLNMGLVVMCILWQLTKRLFLGSLREAEVERLNEQSWREVMEILFAITIFRQEFSVPFLAMVTALLLIKALHWLAQKRVEYIETTPSVPKLAHVRIISFLGFLLLLDSLFLYSSIKFLIQTRQASVSIFFAFEYMILATTTVSTFVKYVFYVSDMLMEGQWEKKAVYTFYLELIRDLLHLSMYLCFFLVIFMNYGVPLHLIRELYETFRNFKIRVADYLRYRKITSNMNDRFPDATPEELSASDATCIICREEMTLAKKLICGHLFHVHCLRSWLERQHTCPTCRALVVPPENGASSSGGQHGTWSDAPRQGSSTSSATQGPGVEMATDNLTPHQARLQAAAAAASIYEKSYVYPSANTLVWSPGNPVLPGSYAPLADTMKVEHSGESPSIGHQQFAIPGGQSNLPFPQFPNCVFVPFQLPGANGNSGGGGSGSNQNISDSQLEAQKKIIEQQIEVLQRQLQLLQMHEPKTEESSDIGLTTSSDSKGKGVASSSSEE
- the LOC105799293 gene encoding ERAD-associated E3 ubiquitin-protein ligase HRD1B isoform X2 encodes the protein MMRLRTYAGLSLVTTLAVIYHAFNSRGQFYPAMVYLSTSKISLVLLLNMGLVVMCILWQLTKRLFLGSLREAEVERLNEQSWREVMEILFAITIFRQEFSVPFLAMVTALLLIKALHWLAQKRVEYIETTPSVPKLAHVRIISFLGFLLLLDSLFLYSSIKFLIQTRQASVSIFFAFEYMILATTTVSTFVKYVFYVSDMLMEGQWEKKAVYTFYLELIRDLLHLSMYLCFFLVIFMNYGVPLHLIRELYETFRNFKIRVADYLRYRKITSNMNDRFPDATPEELSASDATCIICREEMTLAKKLICGHLFHVHCLRSWLERQHTCPTCRALVVPPENGASSSGGQHGTWSDAPRQGSSTSSATQGPGVEMATDNLTPHQARLQAAAAAASIYEKSYVYPSANTLVWSPGNPVLPGSYAPLADTMKVEHSGESPSIGHQQFAIPGGQSNLPFPQFPNCVFVPFQLPGANGNSGGGGSGSNQNISDSQLEAQKKIIEQQIEMHEPKTEESSDIGLTTSSDSKGKGVASSSSEE